The Trueperaceae bacterium genome segment CCGAGGCGCTGTACGCGACGTCGGTGCTGCTCGACCCGGTCATGCCGGAACGCATGGCGACGCTCCGCGCGCGGTTGGGCGCGCCGGGCGACGTCCGCCTGGAGGACGCCGCGGCGTGGGACCGGGTGCCGGAGGGCGCCACCGTCGAGGCGGGCGAGGCGTTGTTCCCCCGCATCGACGTCGAGGCGCTCAAGGCGTCGATGGACGTCGGGGACGGNNNNNNNNNNNNNNNNNNNNNNNNNNNNNNNNNNNNNNNNNNNNNNNNNNNNNNNNNNNNNNNNNNNNNNNNNNNNNNNNNNNNNNNNNNNNNNNNNNNNGGCGCCGGAGGTAGCGCCGCTGGAGCACAAGCCGGAGATCGGCATCGACGACTTCGCGAAGGTGGAGTTGCGCGTCGGCACCATCACGGCGGCGGAGGACCACCCGAACGCCGACCGGTTGTGGGTCCTCACCGTCGACCTGGGGCCCGAGACGCGGACGGTGGTGTCGGGCATCAAGGCGCACTACGCCGCCGAGGACCTGGTCGGGACGACCGTGATCGTGGTGGCGAACCTGGCGCCCGCGAAGCTGCGGGGGGTGACGTCGCAGGGCATGATCCTCGCGGCGGAGGATGCGGAGGGCACCCTGTCGCTGGCCGGCCTCGACCGGCCGCTGGCGCCCGGCTCCGAGGTGCGGTGAGGGACGCCGCGCCGGCGTGCGTCGGGACCTGGGTTCGGGCGGGCCTCCTGGGGCTCGTCCTCCTCGGGGCGGCTGCGGGAGCGGCGGGCGGCCCCGGGCCGAACGGCGTCGTGCCGGAGGGCACCTGGTGGGCGGTGCGTTGGGCGACGCCGGACGGCGTACGGACGCAGGTGCCGTCGGCCCGGTACGCGTTGACGGTGTCGGGGACCGACGTCTTCGGGACGGCGGCCTGCAACCGCTTCGCGGGCCGCGTCGCCGACCCCGCCGGCGTGCGCGTGTTCGGTCCGTTGGCGACGACGAAGGCGTACTGCGGCGACGACGGCCGCGGGGAGGCGTACGTCCGGGCGTTGGGGGCGGCGACGTCGGTGGACGTCGCGGGGGACCGGCTCCACCTGCGGGGGCCGGAGGGGGACGTGACGTTGGTGCCGGCCGAGGGGCCGGCGGACGGGGGGCGTCAGCCCTCGTCGAGCGCGGCGAGGAACCGTTCGCCGTAGCGCGCGAGCTTCGCGGCGCCGACCCCCTGGACGTCGGCGAGCTCCGCCTGGTCGCGCGGTTGCCGGACCGCGATCTCGCGCAGGGTGGCGTCGTGAAACACGACGTACGGAGGGACGCCCGCCTCGCGCGCGATCGCGGTGCGGACGGCGCGCAGGCGCTCGAAGCGGGCGTGGTCTTCGGGGTCGTCCAGGTCGGCCGGCGCCTCGCGGCGGCGGGGCGCCGCGCCGCCCGCCCCACCCTTCGCGGCGGGGGCGACGCGATCCTCGCGCAGCGCGACGGTCGTCTCCCCCCGCAACAGCGACGCGGCGGCGGGCCCGACGCGCAACGAGCCGTGCCCCTCGTCGTCGGTCACGAGGTGGCCCGAGGCCACGAGTTGGCGGACGACGGACCGCCAGCCGTGCTCGTCGAGGTCGCGCCCGATCCCGAACGTCGAGACGTCCTGGTGCCCGAGCCGTTCGACGCGGGGGGTGCGTTTGCCGAGCAGCACGTCGACGAGATGCCCCGCGCCGAAGCGTTGCCCGGTGCGGACGACGGTGGACAACAGCTTCTGGGCGGGGACGGTCCCGTCGAACGTGGGGACGGGGTCGAGGCAGGTGTCGCAGTGGCCGCACGGCGCGTCCAGGTCCTCCCCGAAGTAGCGCAGCAGCACCTGCCGGCGGCAGCTGGACGTCTCGCAGTAGCCGAGCAGCGCCTCGAGGCGTTGCCGGGTGACGCGCTGGTACGCCTCGTCCCCGTCCCCCGACGCCAGGAGGCGCCGGACCTGGACGACGTCCTGGAGGCCGTACGTCAGGAAGGCGTCGGCGGGCCGGCCGTCGCGACCGGCGCGGCCGGTCTCCTGGTAGTACCCCTCGAGGCTCTTAGGGAGGTCGAGGTGCGCGACGAAGCGCACGTCGGGCTTGTCGATGCCCATCCCGAAGGCGATCGTCGCCACGATCACGACGCCGTCCTCGCGCAGGAAGCGCTCCTGATGCGCGGCGCGGACCTCGCGGTCGAGGCCGGCGTGGTACGGCAGCGCGTCGACGCCCTGCGTCCGCAACCACTCGGCGGTACGGTCGACGGTCTTGCGGGTCATGGCGTAGACGATGCCGGCGTCCCCGACGTGCTTCGCGCGGTAGAACGCCAGGAACTGCTGGCGGGCGTTGCGCTTGTCGGTCACCTGGTAGTGGATGTTGGGCCGGTCGAAGCTGGAGACGTACGTGCGGGCGTCCTCGAGGCGCAACTTCTCGCGCATCTCGCGGCGGGTGACGCCGTCGGCGGTGGCGGTCAGCGCGATGCGGGGGACGCCGGGGAAGCGCTCGGCCAACACGGAGAGCTGCAGGTACTCCGGTCGGAAGTCGTGCCCCCACTGCGAGACGCAGTGCGCCTCGTCGATGGCGAACAACGCCAAGGGCGTGCGCTCCAACAGCGCGAGGGTGGGCTCGTTCACGAGCCGCTCCGGCGCGACGTACACCAGGTCGAGGCGGCCGGCGAGCAGGTCGGCCTCGACCTCGCGGCGGGCGTCGGGCGTGAGGCTCGAGTTCAGGTAGCTGGCGCGCACCCCGAGCTCGCGGAGGGCGGCGACCTGGTCCTGCATCAACGCGATGAGGGGCGAGACGACGACGGCGGTGCCGTCGCGCAGCAGGGCCGGGAGTTGGTAACAGAGCGACTTCCCGCCGCCCGTCGGCATCAGGACCAGGGCGTCGCCGCCGTCCGCGACGCGGACGACGACGTCGCCCTGGTCCCCGCGGAAGGCGTCGTAGCCCCACGTGCGTTTCAGGACCTCCAGCGCCCGCGCGCGGGTGCTGGGGGTGGGGGCGGCCGGGGGCTCGGGCATGCGGAAGGGTACCAACGGCGCGGCGCCCGGCCCGACCGGCGACCGGGCGCGAGCCGCGGGACGCTCGGCCGGCGTGGGGCCGGGCGCCCGCGGGGGCGTCAGAGCACGAAGCGGCCCGCGCGCATGATCGGGGTGCGCGTCCCGTCGTCCCCGTCCCGGTCGCCCTCGGGGTCGCCGTGGACGCCGTCGACGTCCATGGCGGCGGAACCGATCATGAAGTCGACGTGGATGAGGCTGTCGTTGAGGCCCCACCCCGCGACCGCGTCGTCGGAGGCGTCGGGCCCCCCGTGCACGCAGAAGCGGTAGCCCTGCCCGAGCGCGACGTGCGAAGCGGCGTTCTCGTCGAAGAGGGTGTTGTAGAACAGCGGCGCGCCGTCGCGAATGGGGCTGTCGGCGGACACGAGCGCGACCTCCCCGAGCCGCCGCGCGCCGGCGTCGGTGGCGAGCAGTCGGTCGAGGACCTCCTGGCCCTTCGCGGCGTGCGCGGCGACGGCGACGCCCCCCTCGAAGCGCAACTCGAAGTCCTCGATGAGGTGGCCGCCCTGCGACAGCGGGACGCTGGCGCGGACGGTGCCGTTCACCCGGTGGGCGTGCGGGGCGGTGAACACCTCCTCGGTCGGCATGTTCGCCACGAACGTCTGGCCCTCGGGGGTGGTGCTGCCGCCCGACGCCCACCGGTGGTGGTCGGCGAGGCCGACGCGGAGGTCGGTGCCGGGCCCGCGGAAGTGCAGGGCGTCGAAGCGGGCGTCCTCGAGGACCGCCGCGCGGCGGTCGAGTTCCGCGACGTGCTCGCGCCAGGCGGCGACGGGATCGTCGCGGTCGGCTCGGGTCGCGGCGAAGATCGCGCGCCACAACCGCGCGGGGGCGTCCTCGCCGGCGTCGGGGAACACCTTGCGGGCCCAGCCGGGGGACGGCGCGGCGATCACCGACCAGGCGATGCGGTCGGCCATCGCGTACGCGCGGTACGGCTTGTTCGCCGCCGACGCCGCGGCGCGGAACGTGGCGATGCGTTCGGGGTCGGCGTCCTTGAGGGCTTCGGGGTCCTCGCCGGTGATGGAGAGGAACGCGTCGCCGCGCTCGGCGCGCCCCAGGTTCGCCTCCGCTTGGCCGTAGGGCAGCTCCTCGAAGGTGCCCTCGGGCGCCTCGAGGAAGCGGATCTTGGCGATCTCCTCGTCGCTCCAGTCGACGTCGACGTAGGGCGCGCCGGCGGCGTAGGCGCTGCGGGCGAGGGCCCGCGCGAGCGGCGCGGCGTGCAGGGGCGCGCGCACCACGAGGCGTTGGCCTTCGCGGAGGGCGACCCCGACGTGGATCGCGAGGTCGGCGTAGCGGCGGAGGTCGGTGTCGGTCGGTGCGTCGGGCATGCCGTTCAGGATGCCACGAACCGGCCGGGACGTCCGCCCGCTTCCCCGACGACCGGGTGGGAGCGCTACACTCGGGGGAGGTCGGCGGCGCGTCCGCGCCGCCGCCCGACAATCCGCGTTCCTTCGGGGCAGGGTGCAATTCCCGACCGGCGGTGTGGGCGCACGCGCGCCCGAGTCCGCGAAGCCGACACGGCCCGAACCGGTGCGATTCCGGTACCGACGGTGAGAGTCCGGATGGGAGAAGGAGGTGAATCGCCGCGCGCGCGTCGCGCCGGCGACCGTCGTGACGTACGAACCCGAGACCGACCGGCCGCGTTCCGGCCACGCACGCTTCATGACGACCGCGCTCGAGCTCGCCGAGCGGGGGCGGGGCACGACGTCCCCGAACCCGCTGGTGGGCTGCGTCCTCGTGCACCCCGCGCACCCCGGCTCGGATCACGGCGCGATCGTGGGGCGCGGCTACCACGCCGAAGCGGGCGGCCCGCACGCGGAGGTCGTGGCGCTCGAGGCGGCGGACGGCTTCACGGAGGGCGCCACGGCGTACGTCACGCTGGAGCCCTGCAACCACCACGGCCGCACCCCCCCGTGCACCGAGGCGTTGATCGAGGCGGGCGTCGCGCGGGTCGTCGTCGCCACCCTCGATCCCGACCCCCGCGTCCGCGGGCGCGGCGTCGCGCGCCTCCGGGAGGCGGGCGTCCAGGTGGAGGTCGGCGTCCTCGCCGACCTCGCCGAAGCGCAGAACGAGCCGTACCTCACCGCCCAACGCGAGGGGCGACCGTGGGTGCTGTACAAGACCGCCACCAGCCTGGACGGCAAGACCGCCGCGACGTCGGGGGACGCGCGGTGGGTGACGGGCCCCGCGGCACGCGACCGGGTGCACGCCCTGCGCGGCCGCGTGGACGCCGTCGCGGTCGGGATCGCCACGGTCCTGCAGGACGACCCCCGCCTGACGACGCGCGGCGGGCACGGCCGCACGCCCCGGAAGGTCGTGTTCGACGGCGCCGCCCGCACCCCCGTCGATGCGGCGCTGTTCCAGCCCGACGACGCGAACGTCCCCGCCGACGTCACGATCTTCGTCGGGACCGACGCGCCGGCGGAGCGCGTCGCGGCGCTCCGTGCCGCCGGCGCCGACGTCGTCGCGCCGGGCGGTGCGGCCCGCCCGCGCGTCGCGGCGGCCCTCGCCAGCCTCCACGAACGCGAGGTCCGCAGCCTGCTTCTGGAGGGCGGCGGGACGCTCGCCGCGGCGTTCCTCGCCGCCAACGCGATCGACCGGGTCGCCTGGTTCCTCGCCCCGACCCTGGTCGGCGGGGACGCCCCCACCGCGCTCGCCGGCGCCGGCGCGCCCCGCATGGCGGACGCGACCGCCCTCGCCGACGTCACCTACGAGGCGGTCGGCGACGACCTGCTCGTCGAAGGTCGCGTCGTGCGGCCCGGCCCCCCCGACGCGGCCGACGACGCGTCGGCCCCCACCCCCGCACCCCGCCCGGGGGACGCGACGTGAGTCGCGCCCCCCGCACCGGAAAGGAGGCCGCAGCGTGTTCAGCGGCATCGTAGAGGAAGTCGGTCGCGTCGCGACGGTCGGACGGTCGCACGGCGACGTGCGCGTCCGCGTCGAGGCGACCACCGTCCTGGAGGACCTGAAGGTCGGCGACTCCGTCGCCGTCTCCGGCTGTTGCCTGACCGCCGTCGCGGTGGACGCGACCGGCTTCGAGGTCGAGTTGACCGACGAGACCGTCCGCGCGACCGCCCCCCGCTGGGCCGCGGGCGCGACGGTGAACCTGGAGCGGGCCCTGCCCGCCGACGGGCGGTTCGGGGGGCACGTCGTCGCCGGGCACGTCGAGGGGGTCGGCCGCATCGCGGCCCGCGAGGACCGCGACGGCGCGACGGTCCTGACGGTGGAGAGCGACCCGGCGCTGGCGCGCTGGTGGATCCCGAAGGGCAGCGTCACGGTGGACGGCGTGAGCCTCACCGTCGTCGACGTCGGGGGGCCGGGCGGGACCCGCGCCGACCTGCCGGCGCACGCCTTCACGTTGTGGTTGATCCCGCACACCCTGCACGTCACGACGCTGCACGAACTCCAGCCGGGCGACGCGGTGAACCTCGAGGCGGACGTGATGGCGCGCTACGCCGCGCGCGCCGCGGCCCTCGCGGACGGAGCGGACGCGTGAACCGCGACCCGCGCCTCGCGGACGTCGACGCCCTCCTGGAGGACCTGCGCGCCGGGCGTCCGGTGATCGTGGTGGACGACGAGGACCGCGAGAACGAGGGGGACCTGATCCTCCCCGCGCAGTTCGCCGACGCCGACGCGTTGGCGTTCCTGATCCGGCACACGGGCGGGGTCGTCTGTCTGGCGTTGCCGGGCGCGACCGCCGACCGGCTGGAGCTCCCCATGATGGTCGAGCGCAACACCGCCCGCCGGCAGACGGCGTACACGGTCTCCATCGAGGCGCGCGAGGGGGTCACGACCGGCATCAGTGCCGCCGACCGCGCCACCACCCTCCGCACCGCCGCCGACCCCGCGTCGGGGCCGGACGACCTGGCGCGGCCGGGGCACGTCTTCCCGCTCCGCGCGGCGGACGGCGGGGTGTTGCGCCGCGCGGGGCACACCGAAGCGGCGGTCGACCTGTGCCGCCTGGCCGGCCTCGAGCCGGCCGGCGCGATCAGCGAACTGATGCACGACGACGGCACCCTCATGCGCCTCCCGGCCTTGCTGGACTTCGCCGAGACGCACGGGCTTCGGGTCGGCTCGATCGCGGACCTGATCGCCTACCGCCTGGCGCGCCACGACGGGTTCGTGACGCGCGAAGCGAGCGCGGAGCTGCCGACGCCCGAGGGGACGTTCGTGGTGCACGGCTACCGCGACGCGGAAACCGGGGACGAGCACGTCGCGTTGGTGATGGGCGACGTCACGACCGACGCACCGGTGCTGGTGCGCATGCACAGCGAGTGCCTGACCGGCGACGCGCTGCACAGCCTGCGCTGCGACTGCGGTGCGCAACGCGACGCGGCGATGCGCGCCATCGCCGACGCCGGCCGCGGGGTGCTCGTGTACCTGCGGCAGGAGGGGCGCGGCATCGGCCTGATCCCGAAACTGCAGGCGTACGCGCTGCAGGACGCGGGCGCGGACACGGTCGAGGCCAACGAACGCCTGGGCTTCCCCGCCGACCTGCGCGAGTACGGCGTCGGTGCGCAGATCCTGCTGGATCTGGGGGTCGAACGCCTCCGGCTCCTCACGAACAACCCCCGGAAGGTGGCGGGGCTCGAGGGGTTCGGCCTCACGATCGTGGCGCGGGAACCGCTGCACGTCGGCGAGACGGAGCACAACGCGCGCTACCTGGCGACGAAGGTCGCGAAGCTCGGGCATCACGAGGACGACGCGAACCTCGGGCTCGACGAGGCTCGCTAGCGCACCATCGTGATCGCGCTGACGCATGTATGACGACCGCGGACTAACGTCCAACGCGCGGAGCCGAATACCCACCCGCGCAGACGAATCGAGGTCCACATGTTTACCCGCACGCTGCTCGCCATCCTCCTCTCGCTCGTCGCGTCTACGGCCGCGGCCCAGACGCTTCGGTACTTCTCGTGGAACCCCGAGCTCGCCGAGATCGAAGCGCCCCTCATCGCGGCGTTCGAGGAAGAACACGGCGTCACCGTCGAGGTCGAAGCGCTGCCACCCGACCAGTATTGGCCTCGGATGCGTGCCCTCGCGGCAGCTGGCCGTCTTCCAGATGTGTTCTACATGTCGAGCGGCTTCATCGCCGAGTGGCAAAGCGAAGGCTTGCTCGCTGACCTCACGCCCTTCGTTGCCGACCTCGACTTGAGCGATTACTACTCGGGCGTCCTGAGCGTCGCCGAGTTTCCTCAGGGCGGCAACGTCTACGCGTTCCCCGTCAACTGGGTCGGAACCGTCCTTTACTACAATGCCGACGCGTTCGACGCCGCCGGCGTGGCCTACCCGAACGACGACTGGACGTGGGATGACTTCCTCACCGCTGCGGACGCCCTCACGATCGACGAGAACGGCGATGGGACGATCGATCAGTGGGGATATTGGGCCTACGGACGCTACGCCCACATCGAACCGTGGATCTTCAACAACGGTGGAGATCTTCTCAACGAGGCGCGCACTCGCCTCGACGTGAACGACGGTGCACGTGAAGCACTTACCTTCTTGACCGACCTCGTGCACGAGCACGGCGTGGCACCCACGCCCGCCTCTCTCGAGGGAATCCGCCAACAAGACGTCTTCCCTCAAGGGATTGCGGCCATGTGGGTCGACGGCACCTGGAACATCGCGAACAATCGCACCATCGTCGACGGTGCGTTCGCGTGGGACATCGCGCAAGTGCCCAACGGCCCCTCCAGCACGGGCGACGTGGGATACACGTGGCCGGACATGATGGCCATGTCCCCCAACGGCGACCAGCAAGACCTGGCGTTCGATTTCATTCGCCACATGACGGGCGAGGAGCGCTCCACCGACCTGTACCTCGGTGGCACCGTTCCGTTTCTGCGCACCACCGCGCAGAGCGACGCTTGGCTCGAACTCGATCAGCAACCCGCCAACAAAGACGTCATTCTCGACATCGGTTCCCTCCCCGGGAAAACGAGTTTCACGCCCAACTGGGGTGAGTGGCGCGGTTACGCTGCAGCCGAGGAGGGCGGCATGAACGGGGAGCTCGACGCCGCGTTCAACGGAAGCAAGACCATCGACGAGGCGATCGAACGCTTCACCGAGTACGGCAACGGCGTGCTCGAGCGCGTCTACCCGAACCCGTAAACCGTTTCCGACCCGTCGAAGACCGGTTGAATCCACGTGGAACGCACGGCGTACCGTGCGTTCCACGTCAAGGAACTGCATGCGCTATCCCAAGCATCTTCCCTTCCTTTTCATCGCTCCGATGCTCATCGGCCTGTTCGTGTTTCGCATCGGCCCGATTTTCGCGTCGTTCTACGTCAGCTTCACCGAATGGAATATCCTCGGCGCGCCCCGCTTCGTAGGACTCGCGAACTATCGCGACGCCATCGAAACCGAATCGTTCTGGCACGTCATGGGCAATACCGTGCAATTCACACTGCTCTACGTGCCAAGCGTCATGGCACTTGGGCTTGCTCTTGCCCTGCTCGTCCATCAAGGCCTCAAGGGATCGCTTGTTTTCCGCGGATTGTTTTTCATGCCGTACATCACGTCAATGGTGGCCGTCGCGCTCGTATGGCGATGGATCTTTGCAAGCCAGCACGGGTTGCTGAACGCATTCCTTCGCGCGATCGGCATCGACGATCCACCCCTCTGGCTAGGTGACCCCGACTACGCCCTGATTGCACTCGTTGTCGTGTCGGTCTGGCAAGCCGCCGGATTTCAAATGCTCCTGTTCCTTGCGGGGCTACAGAACGTGGATGGCGCGATACAGGACGCAGCGAAGGTGGATGGCGCGACCCGATGGCAGG includes the following:
- the recQ gene encoding DNA helicase RecQ; translation: MPEPPAAPTPSTRARALEVLKRTWGYDAFRGDQGDVVVRVADGGDALVLMPTGGGKSLCYQLPALLRDGTAVVVSPLIALMQDQVAALRELGVRASYLNSSLTPDARREVEADLLAGRLDLVYVAPERLVNEPTLALLERTPLALFAIDEAHCVSQWGHDFRPEYLQLSVLAERFPGVPRIALTATADGVTRREMREKLRLEDARTYVSSFDRPNIHYQVTDKRNARQQFLAFYRAKHVGDAGIVYAMTRKTVDRTAEWLRTQGVDALPYHAGLDREVRAAHQERFLREDGVVIVATIAFGMGIDKPDVRFVAHLDLPKSLEGYYQETGRAGRDGRPADAFLTYGLQDVVQVRRLLASGDGDEAYQRVTRQRLEALLGYCETSSCRRQVLLRYFGEDLDAPCGHCDTCLDPVPTFDGTVPAQKLLSTVVRTGQRFGAGHLVDVLLGKRTPRVERLGHQDVSTFGIGRDLDEHGWRSVVRQLVASGHLVTDDEGHGSLRVGPAAASLLRGETTVALREDRVAPAAKGGAGGAAPRRREAPADLDDPEDHARFERLRAVRTAIAREAGVPPYVVFHDATLREIAVRQPRDQAELADVQGVGAAKLARYGERFLAALDEG
- a CDS encoding sugar ABC transporter permease, with translation MRYPKHLPFLFIAPMLIGLFVFRIGPIFASFYVSFTEWNILGAPRFVGLANYRDAIETESFWHVMGNTVQFTLLYVPSVMALGLALALLVHQGLKGSLVFRGLFFMPYITSMVAVALVWRWIFASQHGLLNAFLRAIGIDDPPLWLGDPDYALIALVVVSVWQAAGFQMLLFLAGLQNVDGAIQDAAKVDGATRWQVFRHVTLPLLSPVTFFVLIVSLIASSQTFEATYALTGGGPQRSSTTLAFYIYQNAFVFFRMGYASALAYVLLTLVASIAALNFFLRRRWVHYG
- the metG gene encoding methionine--tRNA ligase subunit beta, which translates into the protein APEVAPLEHKPEIGIDDFAKVELRVGTITAAEDHPNADRLWVLTVDLGPETRTVVSGIKAHYAAEDLVGTTVIVVANLAPAKLRGVTSQGMILAAEDAEGTLSLAGLDRPLAPGSEVR
- a CDS encoding bifunctional 3,4-dihydroxy-2-butanone-4-phosphate synthase/GTP cyclohydrolase II, with translation MNRDPRLADVDALLEDLRAGRPVIVVDDEDRENEGDLILPAQFADADALAFLIRHTGGVVCLALPGATADRLELPMMVERNTARRQTAYTVSIEAREGVTTGISAADRATTLRTAADPASGPDDLARPGHVFPLRAADGGVLRRAGHTEAAVDLCRLAGLEPAGAISELMHDDGTLMRLPALLDFAETHGLRVGSIADLIAYRLARHDGFVTREASAELPTPEGTFVVHGYRDAETGDEHVALVMGDVTTDAPVLVRMHSECLTGDALHSLRCDCGAQRDAAMRAIADAGRGVLVYLRQEGRGIGLIPKLQAYALQDAGADTVEANERLGFPADLREYGVGAQILLDLGVERLRLLTNNPRKVAGLEGFGLTIVAREPLHVGETEHNARYLATKVAKLGHHEDDANLGLDEAR
- a CDS encoding META domain-containing protein, translated to MRDAAPACVGTWVRAGLLGLVLLGAAAGAAGGPGPNGVVPEGTWWAVRWATPDGVRTQVPSARYALTVSGTDVFGTAACNRFAGRVADPAGVRVFGPLATTKAYCGDDGRGEAYVRALGAATSVDVAGDRLHLRGPEGDVTLVPAEGPADGGRQPSSSAARNRSP
- a CDS encoding sugar ABC transporter substrate-binding protein — its product is MFTRTLLAILLSLVASTAAAQTLRYFSWNPELAEIEAPLIAAFEEEHGVTVEVEALPPDQYWPRMRALAAAGRLPDVFYMSSGFIAEWQSEGLLADLTPFVADLDLSDYYSGVLSVAEFPQGGNVYAFPVNWVGTVLYYNADAFDAAGVAYPNDDWTWDDFLTAADALTIDENGDGTIDQWGYWAYGRYAHIEPWIFNNGGDLLNEARTRLDVNDGAREALTFLTDLVHEHGVAPTPASLEGIRQQDVFPQGIAAMWVDGTWNIANNRTIVDGAFAWDIAQVPNGPSSTGDVGYTWPDMMAMSPNGDQQDLAFDFIRHMTGEERSTDLYLGGTVPFLRTTAQSDAWLELDQQPANKDVILDIGSLPGKTSFTPNWGEWRGYAAAEEGGMNGELDAAFNGSKTIDEAIERFTEYGNGVLERVYPNP
- a CDS encoding riboflavin synthase, yielding MFSGIVEEVGRVATVGRSHGDVRVRVEATTVLEDLKVGDSVAVSGCCLTAVAVDATGFEVELTDETVRATAPRWAAGATVNLERALPADGRFGGHVVAGHVEGVGRIAAREDRDGATVLTVESDPALARWWIPKGSVTVDGVSLTVVDVGGPGGTRADLPAHAFTLWLIPHTLHVTTLHELQPGDAVNLEADVMARYAARAAALADGADA
- a CDS encoding aminopeptidase, translated to MPDAPTDTDLRRYADLAIHVGVALREGQRLVVRAPLHAAPLARALARSAYAAGAPYVDVDWSDEEIAKIRFLEAPEGTFEELPYGQAEANLGRAERGDAFLSITGEDPEALKDADPERIATFRAAASAANKPYRAYAMADRIAWSVIAAPSPGWARKVFPDAGEDAPARLWRAIFAATRADRDDPVAAWREHVAELDRRAAVLEDARFDALHFRGPGTDLRVGLADHHRWASGGSTTPEGQTFVANMPTEEVFTAPHAHRVNGTVRASVPLSQGGHLIEDFELRFEGGVAVAAHAAKGQEVLDRLLATDAGARRLGEVALVSADSPIRDGAPLFYNTLFDENAASHVALGQGYRFCVHGGPDASDDAVAGWGLNDSLIHVDFMIGSAAMDVDGVHGDPEGDRDGDDGTRTPIMRAGRFVL
- the ribD gene encoding bifunctional diaminohydroxyphosphoribosylaminopyrimidine deaminase/5-amino-6-(5-phosphoribosylamino)uracil reductase RibD; this translates as MNRRARVAPATVVTYEPETDRPRSGHARFMTTALELAERGRGTTSPNPLVGCVLVHPAHPGSDHGAIVGRGYHAEAGGPHAEVVALEAADGFTEGATAYVTLEPCNHHGRTPPCTEALIEAGVARVVVATLDPDPRVRGRGVARLREAGVQVEVGVLADLAEAQNEPYLTAQREGRPWVLYKTATSLDGKTAATSGDARWVTGPAARDRVHALRGRVDAVAVGIATVLQDDPRLTTRGGHGRTPRKVVFDGAARTPVDAALFQPDDANVPADVTIFVGTDAPAERVAALRAAGADVVAPGGAARPRVAAALASLHEREVRSLLLEGGGTLAAAFLAANAIDRVAWFLAPTLVGGDAPTALAGAGAPRMADATALADVTYEAVGDDLLVEGRVVRPGPPDAADDASAPTPAPRPGDAT